Proteins encoded together in one Carya illinoinensis cultivar Pawnee chromosome 3, C.illinoinensisPawnee_v1, whole genome shotgun sequence window:
- the LOC122303273 gene encoding anthocyanidin 3-O-glucosyltransferase 2-like produces MRGYPQKDYQKIHKATINAAPQTIDSKAADWSKLLQFLCKMKTAELVFIPAPGMGHLVSTLEFAKRLLDREDRFSITVLVINDAFGPTDDGLLQSIAASDTRVRFIPLPQVDPPPKELSCKSVEKFITEFMENYRSLIEETIINRVLSASLPLAGLVVDMFCSSMIDVAHELGVPSYVFFTCNAAFFGFTLYLPTRHDQVGIEFRETDPESAIPSYVNPVPPGALPSLAFNKEGGYISFVNHGRKYQEADGIIINTFYELESHAVSSLFNDGIPPVYTVGPMIGLKGKTPSGDNQAKHEIMKWLDNQPPSSVVFLCFGSYGSFGEPQLKETALGLERSGHRFLWSIRLASVAEKLAKPTDADNLEEILPPGFLERTRGIGMICGWAPQVEVLAHKAIGGFVSHCGWNSILESLWHGVAIATWPLYAEQQTNAFQMVRDLGLAVELKIDYSLGSSVLVMAEEIEKAVRCLMEADGEVRKRVKEMSKKSREAVIEGGS; encoded by the coding sequence atgcGAGGTTATCCACAAAAAGATTATCAGAAAATCCATAAAGCCACTATTAATGCTGCACCACAGACGATAGACTCAAAGGCAGCCGACTGGTCAAAATTGCTTCAGTTTTTGTGCAAGATGAAAACAGCAGAGCTTGTGTTCATCCCTGCCCCTGGAATGGGTCACCTCGTATCCACACTCGAGTTTGCAAAACGTTTACTTGATCGAGAAGACCGTTTTTCGATCACGGTTCTCGTCATTAACGATGCGTTTGGACCCACCGACGATGGACTCTTACAATCGATCGCTGCCTCCGACACCCGTGTAAGATTTATTCCTCTTCCTCAAGTAGATCCTCCCCCGAAAGAGCTTTCATGTAAGTCTGTTGAGAAATTCATCACCGAGTTCATGGAGAACTACAGAAGCCTTATCGAAGAAACTATAATCAACCGTGTGTTATCAGCTTCGCTTCCGCTTGCTGGGTTGGTGGTAGATATGTTTTGCTCCTCCATGATTGATGTGGCTCACGAGCTTGGTGTCCCGTCTTATGTCTTCTTCACTTGTAATGCTGCCTTTTTTGGCTTTACGCTCTACCTTCCAACCCGGCATGACCAGGTCGGCATTGAGTTTAGGGAAACAGATCCCGAGTCAGCCATTCCGAGTTATGTCAACCCAGTTCCTCCTGGTGCTTTGCCTTCATTGGCGTTCAACAAGGAAGGTGGATACATCTCCTTTGTAAACCATGGTAGAAAGTACCAAGAGGCCGATGGTATTATTATCAACACGTTTTATGAGCTGGAATCTCATGCGGTAAGCTCTCTTTTTAACGATGGAATACCTCCGGTTTACACAGTGGGACCGATGATTGGCCTCAAGGGTAAGACCCCTTCAGGGGATAATCAGGCCAAGCATGAGATAATGAAGTGGCTTGATAATCAACCTCCATCATCAGTGGTTTTTTTATGCTTTGGAAGCTACGGAAGCTTTGGAGAACCCCAGTTGAAAGAGACTGCACTTGGACTAGAGCGGAGTGGCCACCGGTTTCTGTGGTCAATACGTTTGGCATCCGTAGCTGAAAAGTTGGCCAAACCGACTGATGCCGATAATCTTGAGGAGATCTTGCCACCAGGATTCCTGGAAAGAACTAGAGGTATTGGAATGATATGTGGATGGGCTCCACAAGTGGAGGTCCTTGCCCACAAAGCGATTGGAGGGTTTGTGTCCCATTGCGGGTGGAACTCCATCTTGGAGAGCCTGTGGCATGGTGTAGCTATTGCTACTTGGCCACTTTATGCGGAACAGCAAACCAATGCATTCCAGATGGTGAGGGATTTGGGGTTAGCAGTGGAATTGAAAATTGATTACAGTCTTGGTAGTAGCGTGCTTGTGATGGCCGAGGAGATAGAGAAGGCGGTGAGATGTTTGATGGAAGCTGATGGCGAGGTGAGAAAGAGGGTCAAAGAGATGAGTAAAAAAAGCAGAGAGGCTGTAATTGAAGGTGGATCTTGA